In one window of Mercurialis annua linkage group LG4, ddMerAnnu1.2, whole genome shotgun sequence DNA:
- the LOC126676228 gene encoding probable carboxylesterase 15: MGSLPQVVEDCLGVLQLFSDGTISRSKNIDFNVPLIHDNSVLFKDCLFDETHNLHLRLYKPTSSTNNRNKLPILIFFHGGGFCVGSYEWPNFHNFCLRLASSLDALIVAPDCRLAPEFRLPAAIDDGVSVMNWIQAQGLSENCDAWFSKGNIDFDRVFILGDSSGGNIAHHLAVRLGSGSVGLAPVRVRGYILVAPFFGGMARTKSEEGPSEQILNLEILDRFWRLSMPIGENRDHPLANPFAVSLETVAIDPMLVIVGGDELLKDRVEDYAKRLQIMGKKINYLEFEGKQHGFFTNYPNSQDADQVIQIINKFMFDNSNSSS; the protein is encoded by the exons ATGGGTTCTCTTCCTCAAGTAGTGGAAGATTGCTTGGGAGTTCttcaactctttagtgatggcACCATTTCTAGGTCTAAAAACATTGATTTCAATGTGCCACTCATTCATGACAATTCTGTCCTCTTTAAAGACTGTCTTTTCGATGAAACTCATAATCTTCATCTTCGTCTCTACAAACCCACTTCTTCAACTAACAATCGGAACAAACTTCCTATACTAATCTTTTTCCATGGCGGCGGTTTCTGTGTAGGCTCTTACGAATGGCCTAATTTTCATAACTTCTGTCTCCGGTTAGCTTCAAGTCTCGACGCTCTTATCGTTGCTCCCGACTGCCGTTTAGCGCCGGAATTTAGGCTACCCGCGGCTATTGACGACGGAGTTAGTGTCATGAACTGGATACAAGCTCAGGGTTTGAGTGAAAATTGTGATGCATGGTTTAGTAAGGGTAATATTGACTTTGACCGAGTTTTTATTTTGGGTGACTCCTCTGGTGGGAATATTGCGCACCACTTGGCGGTTCGGCTTGGTTCGGGTTCGGTTGGTTTGGCACCGGTTCGGGTACGAGGTTATATATTGGTTGCACCATTTTTTGGTGGGATGGCTAGGACAAAGTCAGAAGAAGGGCCTAGTGAACAAATTCTGAATCTGGAGATACTAGACAG ATTTTGGAGACTTTCTATGCCAATTGGAGAAAATAGAGACCATCCATTGGCGAACCCATTTGCAGTATCTCTTGAAACGGTAGCCATTGATCCAATGTTGGTCATTGTAGGCGGCGATGAACTGTTGAAAGATAGGGTTGAGGATTATGCAAAAAGGTTACAAATTATGGGCaagaaaattaattatcttGAATTTGAAGGAAAACAGCATGGCTTCTTCACTAACTACCCAAACTCTCAAGATGCTGATCAAGTTATTCAAATCATTAATAAGTTCATGTTTGATAACTCCAATTCTTCTTCATAA